The following proteins come from a genomic window of Montipora foliosa isolate CH-2021 chromosome 2, ASM3666993v2, whole genome shotgun sequence:
- the LOC137988604 gene encoding histamine H2 receptor-like: MMEVQNSTTSINSTPMESTLRQPVTELALVTALYCLLIITIITGNGLILTSFVVNRKLRTVTNTLIINLSVSDALVGLVSIPSWIYIFLSAYTDKPYTVGSYLFYITVDIFIGTASILLLTSISIERCYAIVKPLRHRTLSTRAFYSLIVIPWAYASIISILQPVQFKRWKEAYTILMTATGFFIPFTIILVAYVTIFVYARSGAKPKLACHRVHKKAYYNEIRLSATVALITGLFVIAWLPLFVVTVMATYYPQSLPNPPRMTRLLEFVKFCHYGNSAINPFVYAYRNKEMIKTFRSIGLWILCKEHSLQRSLLSSPATSLRMSYTRGTYRGSPRKGHFSASNERVQREVVFMSSV; the protein is encoded by the coding sequence ATGATGGAAGTACAGAACAGCACAACAAGCATAAACTCAACTCCGATGGAGTCGACCTTAAGACAGCCAGTTACTGAACTTGCCCTCGTAACAGCGTTGTAttgcttattgataataacaattattaccGGAAATGGACTGATCCTTACTTCATTTGTGGTCAACCGGAAGTTGAGAACAGTGACCAACACGCTTATAATTAACTTGTCAGTGAGTGATGCACTGGTAGGACTGGTGTCCATTCCAAGTTGGATTTACATCTTTCTGAGCGCTTACACTGATAAACCTTACACAGTAGGAAGCTATCTCTTTTATATCACTGTGGATATCTTCATCGGAACTGCGTCTATTCTGCTTCTTACATCCATAAGTATTGAGAGATGTTACGCTATAGTGAAGCCACTTCGTCACCGGACGCTGTCAACGCGAGCCTTCTATTCTCTGATTGTTATACCGTGGGCTTATGCCAGCATCATTTCTATCTTGCAGCCTGTCCAGTTCAAACGATGGAAAGAGGCTTACACCATCCTCATGACAGCTACTGGATTCTTTATTCCGTTCACAATCATCTTAGTAGCATACGTTACTATTTTTGTCTACGCTCGATCGGGCGCTAAGCCGAAACTCGCATGCCACCGTGTGCATAAGAAAGCTTACTACAACGAGATAAGGTTGTCGGCAACAGTGGCTTTGATCACAGGTCTTTTCGTTATTGCTTGGTTACCACTCTTTGTTGTCACTGTCATGGCAACCTACTACCCGCAAAGTCTCCCGAACCCCCCAAGGATGACTCGTCTTCTTGAGTTTGTCAAGTTCTGTCACTATGGCAATAGCGCAATAAACCCATTCGTGTATGCCTACAGGAACAAGGAGATGATAAAGACATTTCGTTCCATTGGGCTTTGGATTCTTTGCAAGGAACACAGTCTACAGCGTTCGCTTTTGTCCAGTCCCGCCACCTCTTTACGGATGTCCTACACCAGGGGGACATATCGGGGTTCCCCTAGGAAAGGTCATTTCTCAGCGTCGAATGAACGCGTCCAAAGAGAGGTCGTGTTCATGTCTTCCGTTTGA